One window of the Mycobacterium xenopi genome contains the following:
- a CDS encoding S-(hydroxymethyl)mycothiol dehydrogenase yields the protein MSQTVRGVVSGKKGDPVELVDVVIPDPGRGEVVVDVIACGVCHTDLTYREGGITADYPFLLGHEAAGTVESIGPDVTAVQPGDFVILNWRAVCGQCRACKRGRPHLCFDTFNADQKMTLTDGTELTPALGIGAFADKTLVHQGQCTKVDPAADPAVAGLLGCGVMAGLGAAINTGGVTRDDTVAVIGCGGVGDAAIAGAALVGARRIIAVDTDNTKLEWARGFGATHTVNARESDVVRAIQDLTDGFGANVVIDAVGRPETWEQAFYARDLAGTVVLVGVPTPQMRIDMPLLDFFSHGGALKSSWYGDCLPERDFPTLIDLYLQGRLPLEKFVSERIGLGDVEEAFHRMHAGKVLRSVVML from the coding sequence ATGAGTCAGACAGTGCGGGGCGTGGTTTCAGGCAAAAAAGGCGATCCGGTCGAGTTGGTGGACGTCGTCATTCCCGACCCCGGCCGGGGTGAGGTGGTGGTCGACGTGATCGCGTGCGGGGTGTGCCACACCGATTTGACCTACCGGGAAGGCGGCATCACCGCCGACTACCCGTTTCTGCTCGGCCATGAAGCCGCCGGCACCGTCGAATCGATCGGGCCGGACGTGACCGCGGTGCAACCCGGCGACTTCGTAATCTTGAACTGGCGCGCGGTCTGCGGGCAGTGCCGGGCGTGTAAACGCGGCAGGCCGCATTTGTGCTTCGACACCTTCAACGCCGACCAGAAAATGACGCTCACCGACGGCACCGAGTTGACACCGGCGCTGGGAATCGGGGCGTTCGCCGACAAAACCCTGGTGCACCAAGGGCAATGCACCAAGGTCGATCCCGCGGCCGACCCGGCGGTGGCCGGTCTGCTGGGCTGCGGGGTCATGGCTGGTCTCGGCGCGGCGATCAACACCGGCGGGGTGACCCGCGACGACACCGTCGCGGTGATCGGCTGTGGGGGTGTGGGCGACGCCGCGATCGCGGGCGCAGCCTTGGTCGGGGCCCGGCGCATCATCGCGGTGGACACCGACAACACCAAACTCGAGTGGGCGCGCGGCTTCGGCGCCACCCACACCGTCAACGCGCGGGAGTCCGATGTCGTCAGGGCCATTCAGGATCTCACCGACGGATTCGGCGCCAACGTGGTGATCGACGCCGTCGGTCGGCCGGAGACCTGGGAGCAAGCCTTCTACGCCCGTGATCTCGCGGGAACCGTGGTGCTGGTTGGCGTTCCAACACCGCAGATGCGCATCGACATGCCGCTGTTGGACTTCTTCTCCCACGGCGGGGCGCTGAAGTCGTCGTGGTACGGCGACTGCCTGCCCGAACGCGACTTTCCCACCCTGATCGACCTGTATCTGCAGGGCCGGTTGCCGCTGGAGAAGTTCGTCTCCGAGCGCATCGGGCTCGGAGACGTCGAGGAGGCGTTCCACAGGATGCACGCTGGCAAGGTGCTGCGCTCGGTGGTGATGCTGTGA
- a CDS encoding serine hydrolase domain-containing protein translates to MAALDALDDWPVATAAAAVIGPSGVLASHGDVDREFALASVTKPLVARAVHVAIEEGVVELDTPAGPPGSTVRHLLAHASGLAMHSDHILARPGTRRVYSNHGFTVLAETVERASGIEFGQYLTEAVFEPLQMTASRLDGGTWAAGFGATSTVADLTEFAADLLRPAVVSAQMHAEATSVQFPGLDGVLPGYGVQRPNDWGLGFEIRDAKSPHWTGASNSARTYGHFGQSGSFIWADPDADLALVVLTDRDFGDWALPVWPALSDAVISEHRAH, encoded by the coding sequence ATGGCTGCACTCGACGCGCTAGACGACTGGCCGGTCGCCACCGCCGCCGCCGCGGTCATCGGGCCCTCTGGGGTGTTGGCCAGTCACGGCGACGTCGACCGGGAGTTCGCGCTGGCGTCGGTGACCAAACCGTTGGTAGCCCGGGCCGTGCACGTGGCCATCGAGGAAGGGGTCGTCGAGCTGGACACCCCGGCCGGGCCGCCCGGCTCCACGGTCCGCCACCTGTTGGCGCACGCGTCGGGGCTGGCGATGCACTCCGACCACATTCTGGCCCGCCCTGGCACCCGTCGGGTGTACTCCAATCACGGTTTCACCGTGCTCGCCGAGACGGTGGAGCGGGCATCGGGCATCGAATTCGGGCAGTACCTCACCGAGGCGGTGTTCGAGCCGCTGCAGATGACCGCCAGCCGGCTGGACGGTGGCACGTGGGCCGCCGGGTTCGGCGCTACCTCGACCGTCGCCGACCTGACCGAGTTCGCGGCCGATCTGCTGCGCCCGGCGGTCGTCTCGGCGCAGATGCACGCCGAGGCCACCAGCGTGCAGTTCCCCGGCCTCGACGGGGTGCTGCCGGGATATGGCGTGCAGCGGCCCAACGACTGGGGCCTGGGTTTCGAGATTCGCGACGCCAAGTCGCCGCACTGGACCGGTGCATCCAACTCGGCGCGAACCTACGGCCATTTCGGGCAGTCCGGCAGCTTTATCTGGGCCGATCCCGACGCTGACCTGGCCCTTGTCGTGCTCACCGACCGCGATTTCGGCGACTGGGCGCTGCCGGTGTGGCCGGCGCTTTCCGACGCGGTGATTTCTGAACACCGCGCCCACTAG
- a CDS encoding DUF3145 domain-containing protein gives MRASNQFADATTGVVYIHASPAAVCPHVEWALSSTLGAPANLKWTPQPAMPGQLRAVTNWVGPVGTGARLANALRSWSVLRFEVTEDPSPGVDGQRFSHTPQLGLWSGTTSANGDIMVGEMRLRAMMASGADALAAELDSALGTAWDEALEVYREGGDAGEVAWLSRGVG, from the coding sequence ATGCGTGCGTCGAACCAATTCGCCGACGCGACCACTGGCGTGGTGTACATCCACGCCTCACCGGCAGCGGTGTGCCCGCACGTCGAATGGGCGTTGTCGTCGACTCTGGGCGCCCCCGCGAACCTGAAATGGACTCCGCAGCCGGCCATGCCCGGACAGCTGCGGGCGGTCACCAACTGGGTTGGCCCGGTGGGCACCGGCGCCCGGTTGGCCAACGCGCTGCGCTCGTGGTCGGTGTTGCGCTTCGAGGTCACCGAGGACCCCAGTCCCGGCGTCGACGGTCAGCGGTTCAGCCATACCCCGCAACTAGGACTGTGGAGCGGGACGACCAGCGCCAACGGCGACATCATGGTGGGCGAAATGCGACTACGGGCCATGATGGCCTCGGGCGCGGACGCCCTTGCGGCCGAGCTGGATTCGGCGTTGGGCACGGCATGGGACGAGGCCCTCGAGGTGTACCGCGAGGGCGGCGACGCTGGCGAAGTGGCCTGGCTGAGCCGGGGAGTGGGCTAG
- a CDS encoding diacylglycerol kinase, with the protein MTGPVRHREIGRVTLLTNPASGRGHAPHAAHQASARLQKRGVDVVEIIGTDATHARRLLDAALGRGTDAVVVAGGDGVIGLALQALAGNDIPLGIVPAGTGNDHAREYGIPKDPAGAADVVADGWTETVDLGQIRDHAGAATWFGTVAAAGFDSLVTDRANRMRWPRGRMRYNLAMLAELSRLRLLPFRLVLDGQREIVTDLTLAAFGNTRSYGGGMRICPDADHADGLLDITMVHSASRSRLVRLFPTVFKGTHVELDEVSTARARSVDVESPGINAYADGEYVCALPARISAMPAALRVLRPVGQPTET; encoded by the coding sequence GTGACCGGACCGGTGCGCCACCGCGAGATCGGACGAGTAACCCTGCTGACCAATCCCGCGTCGGGGCGTGGACACGCGCCGCACGCCGCCCACCAAGCCAGTGCCCGCTTGCAAAAGCGCGGCGTCGACGTTGTCGAAATCATCGGAACCGACGCCACACACGCCCGACGCCTGCTCGATGCGGCCCTCGGGCGCGGCACTGACGCCGTGGTGGTCGCCGGCGGCGACGGGGTGATCGGCCTGGCGCTACAGGCGTTGGCGGGCAATGACATTCCGCTGGGCATTGTGCCAGCCGGAACTGGCAACGACCACGCCCGCGAATACGGAATCCCCAAGGATCCGGCGGGTGCCGCGGACGTCGTCGCCGACGGCTGGACGGAAACCGTTGACCTGGGCCAGATCCGCGACCACGCGGGCGCCGCCACCTGGTTCGGCACGGTCGCGGCAGCGGGCTTCGATTCACTGGTCACCGACCGGGCCAACCGGATGCGCTGGCCGCGCGGACGGATGCGCTACAACCTGGCGATGCTTGCCGAGCTGTCGCGGCTGCGGCTGCTGCCGTTTCGGCTGGTGCTCGACGGCCAGCGCGAGATCGTCACCGACCTCACGCTGGCGGCGTTCGGCAATACCCGCAGCTACGGCGGCGGCATGCGCATCTGCCCCGACGCCGACCACGCCGACGGCCTGCTCGATATCACGATGGTGCACTCGGCGTCGCGAAGCCGGTTGGTCCGCTTGTTTCCCACCGTGTTCAAAGGAACCCATGTCGAGTTGGACGAGGTGAGCACGGCGCGCGCTCGCTCCGTTGACGTGGAGTCGCCCGGTATCAATGCCTACGCCGACGGCGAGTACGTGTGTGCGCTGCCGGCGCGGATCTCCGCGATGCCCGCCGCGCTGCGGGTGCTCCGGCCGGTTGGTCAGCCGACGGAGACCTAG
- a CDS encoding FAD-binding oxidoreductase: MKWNAWGDPAAAKPLSESIRSLLKQALGVQDSDVAELDADQVRLSSSALGQADYDALAAIVGPDFCRVGDRDRLLHAGGKSTLDLLRRKDTGVQEAPDAVLLPGDEDDVAAILRHCSQRGIAVVPFGGGTSVVGGLDPIRGRFDAVVSLDLRRFNRLHALDAMSGVAELGAGVTGPQAESLLGEHGFSLGHFPQSFEFATIGGFAATRSSGQDSAGYGRFDDMVRGLRVITPAGALELGRAPASAAGPDLRELMIGSEGVFGVITRVRLRVHRIPEATIYEAWSFPDFATGTAALRAVSQTGTGPTVIRLSDEAETGVNLATTEAIGQQQITGGCLAITVFEGTTAHAESRHAETRTLLEAHGGTSLGEEPAQAWQRGRFSAPYLRDSLLAAGALCETLETATDWSNITALKAAVTDALTGALAASGTPALVLCHISHVYPTGASLYFTVVAGQRGNPIEQWRVAKVAACDAIMRTGGTITHHHAVGADHRPWLRDEIGELGVQILRAVKSTLDPAGILNPGKLIP, from the coding sequence ATGAAATGGAACGCGTGGGGCGATCCGGCGGCAGCCAAACCGCTATCGGAAAGTATCCGGTCGCTGCTGAAACAGGCGCTGGGCGTGCAGGATTCGGATGTGGCCGAGCTCGACGCAGACCAGGTCCGGCTGTCTTCGAGCGCGCTGGGGCAGGCTGATTACGACGCGCTGGCGGCCATCGTCGGCCCGGATTTCTGCCGGGTCGGTGACCGTGACCGGCTGCTGCACGCCGGCGGCAAGTCCACGCTGGATCTGCTGCGGCGCAAGGACACCGGTGTGCAGGAGGCTCCCGACGCGGTGCTGCTGCCCGGCGACGAGGACGACGTCGCGGCCATCCTGCGACATTGCTCGCAGCGCGGCATCGCCGTCGTCCCGTTCGGCGGCGGCACCAGCGTGGTGGGTGGGCTCGACCCGATCCGCGGCCGGTTCGACGCGGTGGTGTCGCTGGATCTGCGGCGGTTCAACCGGTTGCACGCGCTCGACGCGATGTCTGGCGTGGCCGAGCTCGGTGCCGGGGTCACCGGCCCTCAGGCCGAAAGCCTGCTCGGCGAGCATGGGTTTTCGCTGGGGCATTTTCCGCAGAGCTTCGAGTTCGCCACCATCGGCGGCTTCGCGGCGACCCGCTCGTCGGGTCAGGATTCGGCGGGCTACGGGCGCTTCGACGACATGGTTCGGGGGCTGCGGGTCATCACTCCGGCGGGCGCGCTGGAGCTGGGCCGGGCCCCGGCGTCGGCGGCCGGGCCGGACCTGCGCGAGCTAATGATCGGCTCGGAAGGCGTGTTCGGTGTCATCACCCGGGTGCGGCTGCGGGTACACCGGATACCTGAGGCCACCATCTATGAGGCATGGTCGTTTCCCGACTTCGCCACCGGAACCGCCGCGCTGCGCGCCGTCAGCCAAACCGGCACCGGACCGACCGTCATCCGGCTTTCCGACGAGGCCGAGACAGGGGTCAACCTCGCCACCACTGAGGCGATCGGACAACAGCAGATCACCGGCGGCTGCCTGGCGATCACGGTGTTCGAGGGCACCACGGCCCACGCCGAGAGCAGACACGCCGAGACGCGGACGCTACTGGAAGCGCACGGCGGCACGTCGCTGGGCGAAGAGCCGGCGCAGGCCTGGCAGCGTGGCCGGTTCAGCGCGCCCTACCTGCGCGATTCGCTGCTGGCCGCGGGCGCGCTGTGTGAGACCTTGGAGACCGCCACCGACTGGTCCAACATCACCGCGCTGAAGGCCGCCGTCACCGATGCGCTGACCGGCGCGCTAGCCGCATCCGGCACACCCGCGCTTGTGCTGTGCCACATTTCGCATGTGTATCCCACCGGCGCATCGCTGTATTTCACGGTCGTTGCCGGGCAGCGTGGCAATCCGATCGAGCAGTGGCGTGTCGCCAAGGTTGCCGCCTGCGACGCGATCATGCGGACCGGCGGCACCATCACCCACCACCACGCCGTCGGCGCAGATCACCGGCCGTGGTTACGTGACGAGATCGGCGAACTGGGCGTGCAGATCTTGCGGGCCGTCAAGTCCACGCTCGATCCGGCCGGAATCCTCAACCCCGGCAAGCTGATTCCGTGA
- a CDS encoding TetR/AcrR family transcriptional regulator has protein sequence MLSISNAPAETGDRILRAAASCVRDFGVERVTLAEIARRAGVSRPTVYRRWPDTRSILAALMTRHITGAARDVPARGEGREALVERIVTVAERLRRDKLVMAVLRSELAMVYITERLGTSQRLLIDVLADELRAAQRHGSVRSGDPRRLAAMVLLITQSTIQSARIVRPILDADALSTELAHALNGYLSRCPSR, from the coding sequence ATGCTGTCAATCAGTAATGCGCCGGCGGAAACCGGTGACCGGATACTGCGGGCCGCGGCCAGCTGCGTGCGCGATTTCGGGGTGGAGCGGGTGACCCTGGCCGAGATCGCGCGCCGGGCCGGGGTGAGCCGGCCGACGGTCTACCGTCGCTGGCCCGACACGCGGTCCATCCTGGCCGCGTTAATGACCCGCCACATCACCGGCGCGGCACGCGACGTTCCCGCACGCGGCGAAGGCCGCGAGGCCCTGGTCGAGCGGATCGTGACAGTGGCCGAACGGTTACGGCGCGACAAGCTCGTCATGGCCGTGCTGCGCTCCGAGCTGGCGATGGTCTACATCACCGAGCGGCTGGGCACCAGCCAGCGACTGCTCATCGACGTCTTGGCCGACGAACTGCGCGCCGCACAGCGCCACGGCAGCGTCCGCTCGGGTGATCCGCGTCGGCTCGCAGCGATGGTGTTGCTGATCACGCAGTCGACCATCCAGTCCGCACGCATCGTGCGGCCGATCCTGGACGCCGACGCGCTAAGCACCGAACTGGCCCACGCGCTCAACGGATACCTGTCCCGATGCCCGTCGCGTTGA
- a CDS encoding glycerol-3-phosphate dehydrogenase/oxidase, whose protein sequence is MPVALTAARRTADLQALADGAPVDVMVIGGGITGTGIALDAASRGLRVALVEKHDLAFGTSRWSSKLVHGGLRYLASGDVGIARRSAVERGILMTRNAPHLVRAMPQLVPLLPTMGRAERTLVRAGFLAGDALRKLAGTPGSILPRSRRISAQAAVDLAPAVRRDGLDGGLLAYDGQLIDDARLVTAVARTAAQYGARILTYVAASQATGTSVRLTDQRTGGSFDVSARAVINAAGVWAGEIDESLRLRPSRGTHLVFDARSFGNPTAALTIPIPGELNRFVFAMPEQLGRVYLGLTDEDAPGPIPDVPQPTSEEIDFLLATVNTALGSALEPSEVIGSYAGLRPLVDTGGGRTADVSREHAIVESPSGVISVIGGKLTEYRYMAQDVLDRAVRSRGLAAGTCRTRNLPLVGAPANPGSTARPVSGLPASLVARYGAEAPSVLAAATCERPTDPVADGIDVTRAEFEYAVTHEGALTVEDIVDRRTRIGLVPGDRARVVGVAKEFVAALG, encoded by the coding sequence ATGCCCGTCGCGTTGACCGCGGCCCGCCGCACCGCCGACCTGCAGGCGCTCGCCGACGGCGCCCCGGTGGACGTCATGGTGATCGGTGGCGGCATCACCGGAACCGGCATCGCGTTGGATGCCGCGTCACGGGGCCTGCGGGTGGCGCTGGTCGAAAAACATGATTTGGCGTTCGGCACCAGCCGGTGGAGTTCCAAGCTCGTGCACGGGGGCCTGCGCTACCTGGCGAGCGGTGATGTCGGAATCGCCCGGCGCAGTGCGGTCGAACGCGGAATCTTGATGACGCGCAACGCACCTCACCTCGTTCGGGCGATGCCCCAGCTGGTGCCGCTGCTGCCGACGATGGGACGCGCCGAGCGTACGCTAGTGCGTGCCGGCTTTCTGGCCGGCGATGCGCTGCGCAAACTGGCGGGCACGCCGGGCTCGATCCTGCCGCGCTCGCGCCGAATCTCCGCACAGGCCGCCGTCGATCTGGCTCCCGCTGTGCGGCGCGACGGGCTCGACGGTGGCCTGCTGGCCTACGACGGACAGCTTATCGACGACGCACGGCTGGTCACCGCGGTCGCGCGGACCGCGGCGCAGTATGGGGCCCGGATTCTGACCTACGTGGCCGCATCGCAGGCCACCGGCACGTCGGTGCGGTTGACCGACCAGCGCACCGGCGGATCCTTCGACGTCTCCGCGCGTGCGGTCATCAACGCCGCCGGCGTGTGGGCGGGCGAGATCGACGAGTCACTGCGGTTGCGGCCTAGCCGCGGCACCCACCTGGTCTTCGACGCCCGCTCCTTCGGCAACCCCACTGCGGCACTGACCATTCCGATACCGGGCGAGCTCAACCGCTTCGTGTTCGCCATGCCCGAGCAACTGGGCCGCGTGTATCTAGGGCTCACCGACGAAGACGCACCCGGTCCGATTCCCGATGTGCCACAACCGACTTCGGAAGAGATCGACTTTTTGCTCGCCACGGTCAACACCGCGCTGGGCAGCGCGCTGGAGCCCTCGGAGGTGATCGGCTCCTATGCCGGACTGCGGCCGCTGGTCGACACCGGCGGGGGTCGCACCGCCGACGTCTCGCGCGAGCACGCGATCGTCGAGTCGCCTTCCGGCGTCATCAGCGTGATCGGCGGCAAGCTCACCGAATACCGGTACATGGCCCAGGATGTGCTCGATCGCGCGGTCCGGTCGCGCGGCCTGGCCGCCGGCACCTGCCGGACCCGCAACCTGCCGCTGGTCGGTGCGCCCGCCAACCCGGGATCGACGGCCCGGCCGGTTAGTGGACTGCCGGCGTCGTTGGTCGCGCGCTACGGAGCAGAGGCGCCCAGCGTCCTCGCCGCCGCGACCTGCGAGCGTCCCACCGATCCGGTGGCCGACGGCATCGACGTGACGCGCGCGGAGTTCGAATACGCGGTCACCCACGAAGGTGCGCTGACCGTCGAGGACATTGTCGATCGCCGCACTCGGATCGGCCTGGTTCCCGGTGATCGTGCGCGGGTTGTCGGCGTCGCCAAGGAGTTCGTGGCCGCCTTGGGCTAG